Genomic DNA from Coregonus clupeaformis isolate EN_2021a chromosome 26, ASM2061545v1, whole genome shotgun sequence:
tccattgataatttttgtgtgattttgttgtcagcacattcaactatgtaaagaaaaaagtatttaataagattatttcattcattcagatctaggatgtgttgtttaagtgttccctttatttttttgagcagtgtagttaacTTTAAATATCTTATTACATATTGTTTTATTTGAATATATAAGTAACATTCTTTATCGCTAGAATCCCCTGAATGTTCATTGACCACCaatggcggctcctgaaaaaattctcaggggggggcaatttttctgatgatttaggtgacctacacacattttaaaaaagatatgtccagcaacaacatgaagacaggggcagcatataagtcaataccagaagcatttattgactgatctcaaaagtgttggcttaccagggttggtggagccctcagtttcatctttgcctcgcaaagctaactcaaacactccgcaaaacttcacacactggattagccggctgaggatgtggcggttcttgctaatgtcgtagtaaatatatttgttatagtgaatatggaatatgatatgttgagtaaaatgttgtgataagatctatttaggtcaggagctggttataagttctgttcctatccaataacaatggacaaaagggtcctatcttgtcagccttgtcagcaggtggccaaggacaacacccacgccatatgcctctcagttcttccaactcacgagttcttgctctgaggacacacacacacacacacacacacaaacacacacacatcatcactgttaaacacacacacacacacacacacacatcatcactgttaaacacacacacacacacacacacacacacaaaaatcccctctcttaggctgaacatttgaagacagagaacccgactcagagccaatgcaacagtgacactagcctggaggtgacctcgcccaactcatcaggaccaatcagaagatcagaactactagattcaacctacttcatttattgcataaaatgtctgcacacaatgaaacattgtcttcagataacgaacgggtccgtgcacgcgattccagatatctttaactctgaataaactgcctttattataccatatccaccctgtccaaagtctctacttggtctcagttctccagtaaacttgtgattatcaacactaacctcatcgttgtggcggcggacagctagcctgtatccctcatccagttgagtggcaatgttcactccccaaagcagaccatctcaaacagctatccatgtgggtctttgacagctcatgtttcttaatctttcctgaaagatggtgcatgtccgttacacaccagtcgctgtccaagcggtgctgtctgccgtgccgccttcagggtgaaagagtagcagaagactgcattagctacatcgcagcctgctagccaggtttttcgttcgtactaatttttggaaaatcctcgggtgtaggactttccgcctttagtagaaacctgttgaattattaaatttggtctgggaggtcctaattgtttcgttgccaatttatcttgatttgttcgccgacaaaaagtaacttatttcaaagagacaatcgagttgcactgaacgctatagcaaTCTtaccagtagtacgtgaattgattgacgctgctacccgctcttttcttagttacgttcatggttacgttacgcatgacgaaagcgcgtaagtgcaagccctcagaaacccatagagattgtattgaaagctctgatatttgaaaaaatagattttacatgggagtctatgacagacttctgggcgattttcaacctgactgaaatcgccccaaaagggggggggggcatttgaagcacgactttagcctgattggacatttagtggcagatcagaccagacgtctagattacaacactgataactactgttgccgtgatataattgattagaaaaaaaatcccttccttttcccgtttggcagtgcgtcgcccatatcgccctattgaacacaccgcccctgttgaCCACTGAATGTTCAGTATGTGACTGACCAGGTATCAAGTCTGGGTTGTTTACATGATTCAAGATTGTGCTAGCCTACTTGGCTAAGGGTACAGCCACACTGAGACGCAGGAACGCGGATGACATGGGGATAGGCCTACGTCATTGTCTGCTTTTATCCACCTACTGTTTTTCAGATGAATTGCATACTTAACAAAGGCGGACATATTGTGTGTTTTTTGACAAACTATCATTTTAGTTGTCATTCATCCAGCAACCGATGACTTCCGTTGAAAAACTATTGGCTCAATCCAGATTTTTcagacacaaaatctcaatgtggCCAGACCCTaaagcagtggtcaccaaactacggcccgcgggccggatacgGCCACGTCAGCACATTTGGCCCGGCCCTCTGAACAATACCAGAGACAGCTATCGGATTTTTTTCCTATTTGGCCTCCAGAAAAAAAATCCTAGGCCCGGCCCTGTCAAAGAGAGAACGGAATAATGGCGAAAAGGTTAGGTAAGAGAAAAATTGATTCAGAATGCAGGGTATTTAACCTGCAGTGGACAAAcgattatttttttgttcaatgcaaagaaaaggctgtttgtctcatctgtcaaGAGACGGTGGCGGTATTCAAAGAATACAATCTTCGCCGACACTATGAATCCCGTCACAAAGACAAGTACGATAGCTTGCAAGGCCAAATACGAGCAGACAAACTCTCAAAGCTAAAAAAGTGGACTACTATCTCAGCAGAATACATTTGTACGCCAAGCTCAGCTGAACCAGGCATCCGTTCGGGCCAGCTTTCGGGTTGCTAAACTGATAGCAAGCAGCGGTAAGCCTTTCACTGACGGAGAGTTTGTTAAGAAATGTATGGATGCTGTCGGAGGAGGTGTGTCCCGAGAAGAAAGATGCATTTAATGCCGTAAGTCTGTCGGCGAGTACAATCACCAGACGCGTTGAAGAAATcgggagtaatgtatatgcccagCTGCAGCAGAAGACGAAAGAATTTGACTTTTTTCATTAGCACTGGATGAGAGCACGGACGTGCAGAAGACACAGCGCAACTGCTCATTTTTATTCGTGGAGTTAGCGCAAACTTTGAGATATGCGAGGAGCTGGCAGCCCTCCAAAGTCTCAAAGGGACTACAACGGGAGAGGATATTTTTGACAAAGTGTGCCAAACCATGGAGAAGTTGGACCTGGACTGGTcaaagctagctagcatcacGACTGACGGGGCTCCCTAGCATGGTGGGCGAAACTCGCGGTCTAATAGGACGCATGAACCGGGAGTTGGAAAAAAGGGGTCTCACCGCCCCGCTACGAGTCCACTGCCTAATTCACCAGCAAGCACTGTGCTGCAAAGTGTTGACGTGGGATTCTGTAATGAAGGTTGTGGTGTCGTGCATAAACTTCATCAGAGCAAAGGGACTTAAACACAGGCAGTTCCAAGAATTCCTGTCTGAACTGGAGTCTACGCACGGAGATGTGCTGTACTACACAGAGGTCCGATGGCTGAGCCGGGGCAGAGTTTTGAGGCGTTTTTACGAGCTGCTACCCGAAATTAACGCATTTCTTCATTTAAAAGACAAAACGGTCCCAGAGCTGATCGACCCAGAATGGAAATGGCACCTCGCATTTTTAACAGACGTGACAGAAATACTTAACAGCCTTAACTTGCAGCTACAAGGCGAGGGGAAACTCATTTTGCGACATGTATTCACACAtaaaagcatttgaggtgaaattaGCGCTGCTTTTGGAACAAGTGAAAAGCGCAACTTCGTCCATCTTCCTGCTACCCAAAACCTGTCGACAGAGAACCCAGCGGTCCCGTTCCCAGCTGAAAAGTGCGTGGAAGCACTGGAAATGCTGAAGGCGGAGTTCGGTGTGCGATTCAGTGAACTACATGTTCATGCGAAAAGAAATCCGTCTTTTTCAGAACCCCTTTGTTGCCGACATTGATGAAGCCCAGCCTTCATATCAGTTTGAGTTGGCTGAGTTACAGAACTGTGATGTTCTGAAAGACGCATTCAAGCCCAACAGTCTCATTGACTTCTATGCCGCCCTCCCAAACGACACATATCCAAACATCAAAAAACACGCAATGAAAATGTCCACAGTTTTTGGAAGCACGTATATCTGCGAGAAAACCTTTTCTCGCATGAAACTGCTGAAAACTCCGATGAGATCAAGATTGACAGATGAACATTTGCATCAGTGCTTGAGACTGGCTGTAACTAGAATGGAACCTGATATTCAACTTCTCACCAGCCAGATGCAGGCCCACAGTTCACACTGATGAACATACATAGGTAAGCTCACTTTTCTGACTTGAATGAGTCATTCTGAGCATAAACaaatataatcataataaaatctactgggataaaatccatctttacaaccatactggtagtgaaatgtattgtgctgtgtaggtgctgtatcacttagttcagtttctcaacctgcttcctttgtggttttcacagggaagttgatgagagagagctgcaaacagcggtgtctacaagcctactggaacctacaaaaggattataaggaaggaacacaagaactttaagagactgctcatatgtgtcagagagattctgctctgacaactgagctgaacttttatctgttaagattgtgcatggcacaacagaaagttaatgttccatggcttttttttctatgaagaacccagagagagttatttagttattatttatttcataaatagtgttatttatttcctgtttttttctgtgaagaactcagagagggttatttagttattatttatttcattaatagtgttattatttgtttcctgacttttttctgtaaagaacctggaaagggttatTTGGTTATGTGTGGCTTTCTGGAAAACAATAAATTTTTTAAGCTCCCCTACGATCGTCACACTTTTCTGTTACAAACTGACACCGGCCCCCCATCAGAGAAGGGAAAAGTTATGTGGCCCTCACAGGAAAAAGTTTGGGGACCCCTGCCCCTAAAGCCTTGGCGTCATCTCTGGGAGCTACAATGAGTAATTCACTTTCCGTACTCCTCATGCAAGTCATTGTGCAAACCTCTATTTGTAATTTCCTGTTTTAATTTCTgtacctttttatttttttattttttttatttacaatTTTTCAAAAAATATACTAGTTAGGTCTACTATTTATCACAGTTTTGGTTCAAAGTttccatcactggacccagtggACGGGCAGTAAACCTGTccaggtttttatttatttattgccttatcaGCAGGTATATTTGATAAAAGGTACCTGATCGTCTAACTCTGAACTCTCCTGTTCAAAGGTCAGATCTGTAAAGTACATCACCCTTTATCTTCCAACTCCAGGCCTCCCTGGCAGACAGTAGTATAGATATGAAATAACTTCCAATAACTTAATAGTTATCTTATCCTGAATTATTAACCCATTATGCAACATTTTTGGTTTGCAGGTAAGGATATAGGTGTACATatggggtgtggggggggggccGAAGGACGTCTGTTTGTTGCGTTCCAAAATTCAGCTGCACAAATGTACATGGCTACGTTGAGAGCGACGCAAACGGACCTCCGTCGGCACTTGTTTTCACAGACTGTAGAGCCCGTTTagtcatgatgtgtgtgtgtgtgtgtgtgtgtgtgtgtgtcaggtgaactgGTAGGTGTTAGTCATGTGTGTATCAGGTGCTCTGATAGGCACAATCAACTCTTAACGGAGATAAGGAACCACCACGCCTCACAGGACTGCCAGGGTGGCCAAAGGCATCGATGGGCAGTGCCATCCAGTAACTGGGTACTGCAACAAGGTGAGACTATCCTACATATATTTAACATATTGTAGTGTGTCACAATTGTTTTATTAACTTACAATGTATAAGTGCTTTACATATTTTAATAATTGGTTTGCCATGAATGTTAACTCTACCGTACCATATTATGATATGTTTAACAATTATTATTTATTGCAGTTTTATCATTCATTAGTAGACTGCTATTTTTTTATTAGTTTTATTATTCCACATGATAAGACTGCTGATTGCTAATTTCTAATGCAAAAGCATATTTTATGCAATCATTCCTCCTGCAATGGAATTGCCTTTATGCCTGTATAAAAAAACGCCTCATGCATAATTTCCTCCTGTGAACTTTGATCAGATAATGTATAAGCTTGCTGTTTCCTCATTTCATGTCtgtacatttttaaaacaagaaaatggcgccttctgctttgcttaatataaggaattttaaatgattgatacttttacttttgatacttcagtatattttagcaatacatttacttttgatacttaagtatatttaaaaccaaatacttttatacttttactcaagtattttactgggtgacttacacttttacttgagtaactttctattaaggtatctatacttttactcaagtatgacaattgggtactttttccaccactgtagatggcaatggtctatttgcatataggcctactgcagctctgattggctatgccGCACGGTCTGTGTAGATTACGGGCTGAGTCGTGCGCAATAGTATCCTACTCCTAtggttctgcctacaacaaaatctcttgcatagttagttttgtgtcgttatgttgcattgaaagtggccaATATTGccttgattcgatcacaattgccacagtagagGGACACGTTGATcgtgttaactaacagggaaaacttgAAGTTCAATGATGTGCTTCTCTCAGTGGGCTGATATTTGTTCTGCGCTCTGTGCAGCAGTCCCGGGGGAGCTGCGCGGCGGTCTCGGGGCTACTGCGCACGcttgcagtttagagggaacattgggtgGAAGCCTACTTGTTCTAATTGAGTTGAAACATAATTACCTGAATACATTTTGTAAATCTAACATCGTTTCTAATTATTATTTCTCAATTCAGTAGTGTTTCAATAACACAATTTTAATTCAGATCTGTATTAACAATTTCATGTAAAAAGAACTTGTTTTCCAGTAGGTGTAACTACCGTCCAACACTGAATTAAGTAGGCTGGTGTGTATGGGAATTGAGAGCGTTTTGAAAGGAGGGGTGAAATACAGACGGACTACAGCAAATGCTGCTACAGCCTAGTGTAGCCGCTTCGTCTTGCTGCATTCACTTGGATCCCTCAGCATTCACACCACGCGCCGTCTCCTCTTCCAGCCTCACTCATCTATCCTCTCTGATTTCATCCTTTTCTTTTAGATTCGTAGCACCACCAAGGCTCACATTTCATACATCCCTACCTCTCAAACTGTGGAAATAAAGCAATGGCAAACAACTTCGCCAGAATTTTGTCCAGCAAACGAAATGTGGGCATTCTGTCATTAGTTGGAGCCGGATCTTTGACAGCGGCCTTTCTGCTCAACCGTGAACATGTCACCGCAGGAGCGCAAGTACGGAGAGTGTACCCCGCAAGGTAACCCACGACGCCCTTTATTGTGAAATATGGACATTCAGTCCAGCCATTTCAAGTGCGACATATTGGCATGCTGTAGGCCTATTTAGATACAATAATACatgaatggtcctctgtagctcagctggtagagcacggcgcttgtaacgccaaggtagtgggttcgatccccgggaccacccgtacacaaaaaaaaaatgtatgcacgcatgactgtaagtcgctttggataaaagcgtctgctaaatggcatattatgaatAATAGTCTATGCTGACCTAGATTGAATTCTCTGACTGTCAAAACAATTCAAGTGACTGGAGACGAGATGCCATTATTTTAGCAGCAGCATTGTATGAATGTGCTAATTCTAGTCGGTTCTTTCTTTCTTAGCTTTTTGTGGAAATGATAAATGATCTAGGCCTGTATATTCATGAAATATTAAACCTATATTCCACCTCATGTTTTTTATGCCTAATGATGAAAGATAGCCTAAATATAAACAATTAAAATGTATATTCAAGAGAATTCTCTGAATGCATGGTCTACTGATGGAATGTTTTGCCAacaaaatgtagcctacattgataCGCTCTAATTAATTTGTTGATGAGACAGACAGGTGTGTTTTTTCCAGAACCATGTTGGAATGGTCTAGAATGAATCTCCTTATGACTGGCATGGGGGCTGGGTTAAAACTCAGCTTTATGGCTTTATAATGATAGGCAGAATCTACCGCAAAACCGATTAGAGAAGATGCAAACAGAAGAGGCAAAATGCAAACAGATTACATAACGCGTAGGCCTATTAAGAAATATAGGATATAACGTTTCCAAAGCATAGTCGAGGAATGCTCGACGTCTTGTGCGAGCAGATTGTAGCATGtatggcaacactgttatgtctGTGATGACCGCGCACTGTGCCAGGTGAAGGCTGAACATATCGCGCCGTCACTTATAAGTCAAAGAAAAGCACAGCTAGACTAGAACAGTCAGCCATTAATGGAAATCACTGtataaatatttttattttttacattttttagtcatttagcagacgctcttatccagagcgacttacagttagtgagtgcatacctttttcaTACTATAAATCACTATTGAGTAGCCTAGGCTACATTGCAGCGAGTCTTAGGCTGTAATTATCATGGGTCACCAATCAGAATGAACACTTATTAGTCACGCgtatttaaatattttttatttaaattatCCTTGTGGTTCTCAAAGACAATGATTCAGCAATTTTTTTTGTCTGTGTGACTGAATGTATCCCGACAGTGCGGAGTACCCGGACCTACGCAAGCACAACAACTGCATGGCCAGCCACCTGACCCCTGCCATCTATGCCAAGCTTGTGGAAAAGGCCACGCCCAACGGGTACACTCTTGACCAGGCCATCCAGACTGGCGTGGACAACCCCGGGCACCCCTTCATAAAAACTGTGGGCATGGTGGCAGGGGATGAGGAGTCCTATGAGGTCAGAGCAGGCGGCGTTGGTTGGTGGCAGAAATTAGAAGTCAATGAAGGCAGATGACAAATGTATTGATTTCATCAGGGTGAAGCCATAGGCTGTCTAGTTTCTCAGTTCCTCACCTCTCTTTCAAAGCGTATTGAGGATCCAATGTCCCTCTGGACCTCGTCCTCAAATGAGCTTTGAGAGGAAGGTGGGGAATTGAGGAAACCAGGATCGAGGAAACAAAGATTTGACTGGTAGTAACATTTTTAAGGCAGCTTGTAGActaaagaaaaggagagcctcacactctaggagctcagatgcaataatttaataaactAATAACGAATGTTTGGACAGACGAGCTGTCTAGACTTAACCTAACCGTAGACTTATGGGCGAAGGTCAAGTTGTGGAGCATATTTATGGACAGGGAAAAAAAGCAATTGCTTTACAGTATCGAACCCCTACAGTCTTTTGGATTGTTGCAGAGTATGATAAATTATCTGGAAGTTTCTTAAAGCCATAAAAAGCCCATTTAGTCAACAGGCTACATTTATCTCAACGACATTAAGAATGAAGGAGGAATCTGTCTTTGATACTTTTTTACATGAGGAGGAGCAAGAGCCAATCCCAGCCACTTAATCTGACCATGGAGAACAGCCACACCCAATCCCCCTGTCCGTTTCAGACTGAGGCCAACTACCACCGCATCAGAGGGGTGCTGGTTTTAGGATAGAGGAGACTCATTTGGGATCTCATCATTTGGTCATCAGTGTCATTGCTTGCTATGAAACTACACCTACTTATAGACATTTCTATAATAGTATAGCATAAATCATACTTAACTAGAGTACAATACTATACTGTGAGCCTGTCTGGTAGTTTGTAAAGTGACAGTGATTATATGTAGTCTACATAACTCCCATCCTGTCAGTTGTGACAACTATATGATAAGCTGTATAATGATGGTATATAGTCAGACTTCTGGTGTGGATGTGGGGGGTTTCAGGTGTTTGCAGACCTCCTTGACCCGGTCATCAAGGAGAGGCACAACGGCTACGACCCTCAGACTATGACCCATCCCACCGACTTGGACTCCAGCAAGGTACAGAGATGCAACTTCACTGAAAAACGACAGTATAtgattacgtcccaaatggcaccctcttccctttatagtgcactactttagaccagggatctggtcaaaagtagtgcactatatagggaatagggtgccatttgggacgctacgAGATGTGACAGTTTGCCCTCATCAGGGAGATTTCTGTAACTGGCTGAATGGTGGAGCTGACTACGTCTGTCCTGACCGTTCGCTATCTCTACCTGGTCACACCACACATAGACGATGTTAGGTGTTGCATACTACCATATCTAATATTAGAAGGTAGACAGGTTCACTGACTGGATGCTACACTAATCAGTAATCCCAGCTAATATTATATAGTTAGGCAGTAAATCAATTGTGCATACTGGAATGTTAATCATATGTTACGTTATTACGTGAATAATCGTTGCTGTCTGATGAAAACCTCCAAAACAGAAACCTTTCAGGAAATTGAAACAAATGGCCATATTTTCAGTTTTAACGAACATATAATTCTGAAACTagaagctattttgaatacattttcttGGTCCTATATTCATAAAATGTTCAGAGTACATTGAGGGAAGTTACTGCTTTCAATAAAAATAAAGGGGCAAAAATTGAGTTACGAGGTTTTCGTCAGACCGCGACGATGTGTTACGCTACAATGAATGTCAGTTACTGTATAAGGCATACAAATCACATATCAAAGGAACATCATGTAGGATCAATAATCATGTCATGACTTCCTTGACGAACCATTTTGCTCTTTGGGGAGCATAGATTTCCTCCATCAGGTTGGTTTCATGATACTAGGCCTAAATGTCATACTATTTACTACTATAGCTATGCCATTCGTTATTTTTCTGTTTCCCTCCGTCTGTCAGCTCAAGTCGGGCAAATTCGACGATCGCTACGTGCTGTCGTCGCGGGTCAGGACGGGCCGTAGCATCAGGGGACTTAGCCTGCCCCCGGCGTGCACCCGGGCAGAGCGTCGGGAAGTGGAGAGGGTGGTGGTGGATGCTCTGGCTGGCCTGAAGGGGGACCTGGCGGGGACGTACTACAGCCTCACccacatgacagaccaggagcagcagcagctcaTTGACGTGAGTCAGAGGACAGGAGAAGAGGGAAACAAAACAATGTTTTGTTAGGCGTTTGATATTGTTCCCCTTTCATTAAGACAGCATTTCCTGTCTCTACTGTGTTGACACAGGACCACTTCCTGTTCGACAAACCCGTGTCCCCTCTGCTGACCTGTTCGGGGATGGCCCGCGATTGGCCAGATGCACGCGGTATCTGGTAAGCACCTGTTGGTTATAGATACAGAACCTTAGTGGTCATAAACAGTCATAGCGGTGCTTTTGATGATTGTCTCACAGTTATTATTTGCATACAGTTTGTGCTACACATCACCATGACCATTCTTTATGGAGGATTTCCTTCTAGCAAAGTGACAATGCCCACTAGCTTGTATCTCCTGTACACTGAGCCTTAGATGTACATTATTGATGCCGACAATGCCCTCTCCGCATTGAGTTTCAGCCAGTGCCCAGAAATAGCCTGATGCCAACCGCTACCCTGCCATGGCCTGCTCCAGCATCGATCTCCAGCCTTTCTCTGACCCCCCTCTGTTCCCATGCcaacctcttctcctctcctctataatTCATCCTCATAAATAAAACATGTTCATTGGTAGCACTGTTGCCCCCAACttaaaaaagttaggagcacAAGATAAAATCTAGAAGcaccagaatatatatatatattttttttttttatggattgAGATATAGCACATTGGGCCTATCTGAATTCTAGCTACTTTTGAAGCACATGTTATGCTCTAGACATTAATATGTAAAACTGTAAAGACATTTGTTTATTATAAAAAGCCATTGATACAAAAACTTGTCATTGAAATTACAAAGTCATTTGTGGAATATCAGGTTTCTACATTTAGCACTACCTATTGAGATACATTACATTTGATCTCTTTAAGAATGTCAAGTTTGAGTGATGACATGCAAGAGAtcagtcattcattcattgcTGTTGTCATTCATCTTCTAAAGAAGCTTTTCATTTCTTTCCGTGCCCCCAAATGGTTAGAGACACTGGTAAAGTAACCAGgttgttagcaagctagctaatgaggtaacatgactgaagaaGGTGTAAACAAATGTCTGTTAGTAGTTTTGGAACTGGAACCACCCGCAACATGATTTATGAACAGGGCCTAAAAACaaactttttggtccaccagatTTAATAcatctacc
This window encodes:
- the LOC121540813 gene encoding creatine kinase U-type, mitochondrial-like, translated to MANNFARILSSKRNVGILSLVGAGSLTAAFLLNREHVTAGAQVRRVYPASAEYPDLRKHNNCMASHLTPAIYAKLVEKATPNGYTLDQAIQTGVDNPGHPFIKTVGMVAGDEESYEVFADLLDPVIKERHNGYDPQTMTHPTDLDSSKLKSGKFDDRYVLSSRVRTGRSIRGLSLPPACTRAERREVERVVVDALAGLKGDLAGTYYSLTHMTDQEQQQLIDDHFLFDKPVSPLLTCSGMARDWPDARGIWHNNTKTFLIWINEEDHTRVISMEKGGNMKRVFDRFCTGLKEVERLIQEKGWEFMWNERLGYILTCPSNLGTGLRAGVHVNLPKLSKDPRFTKILDNLRLQKRGTGGVDTAAVGSTFDISNLDRLGQSEVQLVQTVVDGVNYLIDCEKKLEKGQDIKIPPPFKK